A window of the Sphingobium sp. CAP-1 genome harbors these coding sequences:
- a CDS encoding amidohydrolase family protein encodes MTKISGISRREAIAAGGIGLLAAGSAGSVAQSPGAPAAGKETLVTVEDCTNVALTLSPDGQRIAFDLLGILWTLPVGGGPLKRLTGDFDDLAQPDWSPDGSRIAFQSYRSGHFHIWSVAADGGALVQLSDGLCDDREPRWSPDGRTIAFSSDRAEGRYAIYLLDVASGTVTPLSKGATNDSEPAWSRDGKTIAYIAGGTKLVTVDVASGAITEVATVPPSPDRFNPSAIQAPAFAPDGTIAYTRVQPGSLTLVLGDRDIVAGEDLYPFRPAFTPDGAILYGSGGKLRSLKGGKASVIPFTTQVPVTTPSYTRKARDFTSTAPKPVVGIAAPMLSPDGRSIVFAALNDIYLLPIGGAPKKIVGDPFHKCDPAWSPDGRTIAYSSDRGGTLDLWLHDVKSGKDRQLTNIPDKAVAWGSWSQDGRQIAFLDQDGALHTVEVATGTVTKRFDAIWEPGRPSFGPDGKSIAYAAFKPVTGRYREGASQILTVDLATGKGTYRPVFEGKSLGTRGHDGPVWSPDGTRMAFVFASTLWVVPVAPDGSFTGAPRQITTEVTDAPSWSGDSSKLLYLSNGRLRIVPASGGAAQTVPCRLTWANAKPAGRTIIRAGKVWDALSPDYRRDVDVVLDGNLVRGVEPRGAGTSDANAKVIDAPDLTLMPGLIDMHTHRQMAGYGYGDRMGRLWLAMGITATRSPGCPAYHMVEDREAIQSGQRIAARHYATGEAIDGGRIFYNFMRPVTEPGQMALELERAKALDYDMVKTYVRLRHDIQKEVVDASHKMGMHLSSHYHYPALHSGMDCMEHTGATNRYGYSRTITSLGGGYHDVNDLFAAAKAGRTPTLFAATALLGLDDGFTRDPRITTLYPKWEYDKLLARVKAMSGDGGKPMLASLERQVEQIKMTLAAGWHPFSGTDAPIDLTAISLHLNLRGMVKYGVSPYEALLMTTRWSGEFLGEPVGRIARGMLADLILVEGDPLKDVAAVANVRQVVANGVVHTPEALMAPFATAQPQAAESRMLPMLADAHQHFWWHDAAYVESSRAACCAGHAVAHV; translated from the coding sequence ATGACCAAGATCAGCGGCATCAGCCGCCGCGAAGCGATCGCGGCGGGCGGGATCGGCTTGCTCGCGGCGGGGAGCGCCGGATCGGTGGCGCAAAGCCCCGGCGCGCCCGCTGCGGGCAAGGAGACGCTGGTGACGGTCGAGGACTGCACCAATGTCGCCCTGACCCTGTCGCCGGACGGGCAGCGCATCGCCTTCGACCTGCTGGGCATATTATGGACCCTGCCGGTCGGCGGCGGCCCCCTGAAGCGGCTGACCGGCGATTTCGACGATCTCGCCCAGCCCGACTGGTCGCCCGACGGGTCGCGCATCGCCTTCCAATCCTATCGCAGCGGCCATTTCCATATCTGGTCGGTGGCGGCGGACGGCGGCGCGCTGGTTCAGCTTAGCGACGGGCTGTGCGACGACCGCGAACCGCGCTGGTCGCCCGATGGCCGGACGATCGCCTTTTCCAGCGACCGGGCGGAGGGACGCTACGCCATCTATCTGCTCGATGTGGCGAGCGGCACGGTCACGCCGCTGTCAAAGGGCGCGACCAACGACAGCGAACCGGCCTGGTCGCGGGACGGCAAGACGATCGCCTATATCGCGGGCGGCACGAAGCTGGTCACGGTCGATGTCGCGAGCGGCGCGATAACGGAGGTTGCCACCGTCCCGCCCTCGCCCGATCGCTTCAATCCTTCCGCGATTCAGGCGCCGGCCTTCGCCCCGGACGGCACGATCGCCTATACCCGCGTCCAGCCCGGATCGCTGACACTGGTGCTGGGCGACAGGGATATTGTCGCGGGCGAGGATCTCTACCCCTTCCGCCCCGCCTTCACGCCGGACGGCGCGATCCTCTATGGATCGGGCGGCAAGCTGCGCAGCCTCAAGGGCGGCAAGGCGTCGGTCATCCCCTTCACGACGCAGGTGCCGGTCACGACGCCCAGCTACACCAGGAAAGCGCGCGACTTCACCTCGACCGCGCCAAAGCCCGTGGTCGGCATCGCCGCGCCGATGCTGTCGCCCGACGGCCGCAGCATCGTCTTTGCCGCGCTCAACGACATCTACCTGCTGCCGATCGGCGGCGCGCCGAAAAAGATCGTTGGCGACCCCTTCCACAAATGTGACCCTGCCTGGTCGCCCGATGGCCGGACGATCGCCTATTCGTCCGACCGGGGCGGCACGCTCGACCTGTGGCTGCATGATGTCAAAAGCGGCAAGGACCGGCAACTGACCAACATCCCCGACAAGGCGGTTGCCTGGGGAAGCTGGTCACAAGACGGCAGGCAAATCGCCTTTCTCGACCAGGACGGCGCGCTGCATACGGTCGAGGTGGCGACCGGCACGGTAACGAAACGCTTCGACGCCATCTGGGAGCCGGGCCGGCCGAGCTTCGGCCCCGATGGCAAGAGCATCGCCTATGCCGCCTTCAAGCCCGTCACCGGCCGCTATCGCGAGGGGGCAAGCCAGATATTGACCGTCGACCTCGCCACCGGGAAAGGCACATACCGCCCGGTGTTCGAGGGCAAGTCGCTCGGCACGCGGGGTCATGACGGGCCGGTCTGGTCGCCCGATGGCACGCGCATGGCCTTCGTCTTCGCCTCCACTTTGTGGGTCGTGCCGGTCGCGCCCGATGGCAGTTTCACCGGCGCACCCAGACAGATCACCACCGAAGTCACCGACGCGCCAAGCTGGAGCGGCGACAGCAGCAAGCTGCTCTACCTCAGCAACGGCAGGCTGCGCATCGTGCCGGCGAGCGGCGGCGCGGCGCAGACCGTGCCGTGCCGCCTGACATGGGCCAATGCGAAACCGGCCGGCCGCACGATCATCCGCGCGGGCAAAGTCTGGGACGCGCTGTCGCCCGATTACAGGCGCGACGTGGATGTCGTGCTGGACGGCAATCTGGTGCGCGGCGTCGAGCCGCGCGGCGCGGGCACATCCGACGCCAACGCAAAGGTCATCGACGCGCCCGACCTGACGCTGATGCCCGGCCTGATCGACATGCACACCCACCGGCAGATGGCGGGCTATGGCTATGGCGACCGGATGGGGCGGCTGTGGCTGGCGATGGGGATCACGGCAACGCGATCGCCCGGCTGCCCGGCCTATCATATGGTCGAGGACCGGGAGGCGATCCAGAGCGGCCAGCGCATCGCCGCGCGCCATTATGCCACCGGCGAAGCGATCGACGGCGGGCGCATCTTCTATAATTTCATGCGCCCCGTCACCGAACCGGGGCAGATGGCGCTGGAACTGGAGCGGGCGAAGGCGCTCGATTACGACATGGTGAAAACCTATGTCCGGCTGCGCCACGACATCCAGAAGGAAGTGGTCGACGCTTCCCACAAGATGGGGATGCATTTGTCATCCCATTATCACTACCCCGCGCTGCACAGCGGCATGGATTGCATGGAACATACCGGCGCGACCAACCGCTATGGCTATTCGCGCACCATCACCTCGCTGGGCGGCGGCTATCATGACGTGAACGACCTGTTCGCGGCGGCGAAGGCCGGGCGCACACCGACCCTGTTCGCGGCGACCGCCCTGCTGGGACTGGACGACGGCTTCACCCGCGATCCCCGGATCACGACTCTCTATCCCAAATGGGAATATGACAAGCTGCTGGCGCGGGTGAAGGCGATGAGCGGCGACGGTGGCAAGCCGATGCTCGCATCGCTGGAGCGGCAGGTCGAGCAGATCAAAATGACGCTGGCGGCAGGGTGGCATCCCTTTTCCGGCACCGATGCGCCGATCGACCTGACCGCGATCAGCCTGCACCTCAACCTGCGCGGCATGGTGAAATATGGCGTCTCGCCCTATGAGGCGCTGCTGATGACGACGCGCTGGAGCGGCGAATTTCTGGGCGAGCCGGTCGGCCGGATCGCGCGCGGGATGCTGGCCGACCTGATCCTGGTGGAAGGCGATCCGCTGAAGGATGTCGCCGCCGTCGCCAATGTGCGGCAGGTGGTGGCGAACGGGGTCGTCCACACGCCTGAGGCGTTGATGGCGCCCTTCGCCACCGCTCAGCCGCAGGCGGCGGAGTCCCGGATGCTGCCGATGCTGGCCGACGCGCATCAGCATTTTTGGTGGCATGACGCCGCCTATGTCGAAAGCAGCCGCGCGGCCTGTTGCGCGGGCCATGCCGTGGCGCATGTGTAG
- a CDS encoding anti-sigma factor family protein — MSQIDEAMLIALVDGELDEVNRRRVERAVADDPALAERLAMHRRLRDRLSGHYAPLADEPVPARLRALLEDSATVVSLARPAPRWRHWATGGAIAASLVLGLGIGRLSGGDAGPIGVQDGVMVAQGALGKALDTQLASAQDGAAIRIGVSFQRKGGGWCRSFDGAVAGVACREGAGWQVQQALPGAGPETVYRQASSADARVMATVDALIDGAPADAAGEKAAQAKGWR; from the coding sequence ATGAGCCAGATTGACGAAGCCATGCTGATCGCGCTGGTCGACGGCGAACTGGACGAGGTGAACCGGCGGCGGGTGGAGCGCGCGGTCGCGGATGATCCCGCGCTGGCGGAGCGGCTGGCGATGCACCGCCGGTTGCGCGACCGGCTGAGCGGCCATTATGCGCCGCTGGCGGATGAGCCGGTGCCGGCGCGGCTGCGCGCCTTGCTGGAGGATAGCGCGACGGTCGTGTCGCTGGCGCGGCCCGCCCCGCGCTGGCGCCATTGGGCGACGGGCGGCGCGATCGCGGCCAGCCTGGTGCTGGGTCTGGGGATCGGGCGCCTGTCGGGCGGGGATGCCGGGCCGATCGGCGTGCAGGACGGCGTCATGGTGGCGCAGGGCGCGCTGGGCAAGGCGCTCGACACCCAGCTTGCCTCGGCGCAGGATGGCGCGGCGATCCGCATCGGTGTGAGTTTCCAGCGCAAGGGCGGCGGCTGGTGCCGCAGCTTCGACGGCGCGGTGGCCGGCGTCGCTTGCCGTGAGGGCGCGGGCTGGCAGGTGCAGCAGGCGCTCCCCGGCGCGGGGCCGGAAACTGTCTATCGGCAGGCATCCTCCGCCGATGCCCGCGTCATGGCGACGGTCGACGCGCTGATCGACGGCGCGCCGGCGGATGCGGCGGGCGAGAAGGCGGCGCAGGCGAAGGGGTGGCGCTAG
- a CDS encoding RNA polymerase sigma factor encodes MSFERDLLAILPRLRRFAASLSRDRADGDDLCQAALERGLKARDQWQPGTRLDSWMYRIMRNLWIDEARARQRAARTFAPEEAGAAIGHAGDRDIEAHVTLSDVDRAMQALPEEQREAIALVLVEGLSYKEAAQILGIPMGTLTSRLVRGRGALIELMGEAA; translated from the coding sequence ATGTCTTTCGAACGCGACCTGCTGGCGATCCTGCCCAGACTGCGGCGTTTCGCCGCCAGCCTGTCGCGGGACCGCGCCGATGGCGACGATCTGTGCCAGGCGGCGCTGGAGCGCGGCCTGAAGGCGCGCGACCAGTGGCAGCCGGGCACTCGTCTCGATAGCTGGATGTATCGGATCATGCGCAATCTGTGGATCGACGAGGCGCGCGCGCGCCAGCGCGCCGCCCGAACCTTCGCCCCCGAAGAGGCCGGCGCGGCGATAGGCCATGCCGGTGATCGCGATATAGAGGCGCATGTCACTTTGTCCGATGTCGACCGCGCGATGCAGGCCTTGCCGGAGGAACAGCGCGAGGCGATCGCGCTCGTGCTGGTGGAGGGACTATCCTACAAGGAGGCGGCGCAGATACTGGGCATACCGATGGGCACGCTGACATCGCGGCTGGTGCGCGGTCGCGGCGCACTGATTGAGTTGATGGGAGAAGCGGCATGA
- a CDS encoding S8 family serine peptidase, whose product MDDFAGERIGESDMRMTRPWMIAGLMLIAPAPAPAQLLAPVGQVVPELLNRVEGAVDATGLDRLSPARLADRLAAVRAARIDRLLRDHGDRIELDDRREPARRGVILLTGADAAAIDALRAAGYDVESETVEGLDLPLTRLSAPKGRSLTRALREVRKLAPRAQASADNLYFPSGAALALTSGALATGRVEGRAAGLIDGGVARHPALGGPIEQRGFAEGAPRASAHGTAVASLISGDGMVKGAAPGAPLLVADVYGGDPAGGGAFALVRALGWMAARGVRVVTVSLVGPANPLLDGAIRLARDRGVTVVAAVGNDGPAAPPAYPASYPGVIAVTGLDGRGRLLPEAGRALHVDFAAPGADMQAATLSGGKGAVRGTSFAAPLVAGRLFARGSIDALRTETVRGKPPVLCGTCRNND is encoded by the coding sequence ATGGATGATTTTGCAGGCGAAAGGATCGGTGAAAGCGACATGAGGATGACACGCCCCTGGATGATCGCGGGGCTGATGCTGATCGCGCCAGCCCCCGCGCCGGCGCAATTGCTGGCCCCGGTGGGACAGGTCGTGCCGGAGCTGCTGAACCGGGTCGAGGGCGCGGTGGACGCGACCGGCCTCGATCGCCTGTCCCCCGCCCGCCTGGCCGACCGGCTGGCGGCGGTCAGGGCGGCACGGATCGACAGGCTGCTACGCGACCATGGCGACCGGATCGAGCTGGACGACCGGCGCGAACCGGCGCGGCGCGGCGTCATCCTGCTGACCGGGGCGGATGCGGCCGCGATCGATGCGCTGCGCGCCGCCGGCTATGACGTAGAGAGCGAGACGGTCGAGGGGCTGGACCTGCCGCTTACCCGCCTCAGCGCGCCCAAAGGCCGCAGCCTGACGCGGGCGCTGCGCGAGGTGCGCAAACTCGCCCCCCGCGCGCAGGCGAGCGCGGACAATCTCTATTTTCCGAGCGGCGCGGCGCTGGCTTTGACCTCCGGCGCACTCGCCACCGGCCGGGTCGAGGGGCGCGCCGCCGGGCTGATCGACGGCGGCGTCGCACGCCACCCGGCGCTCGGCGGCCCGATCGAACAGCGCGGCTTTGCCGAAGGCGCGCCGCGCGCCAGCGCCCATGGCACCGCCGTCGCCTCGCTCATCAGCGGGGACGGCATGGTCAAGGGCGCGGCGCCCGGCGCGCCGCTGCTGGTCGCCGATGTCTATGGCGGCGATCCGGCGGGCGGCGGCGCGTTCGCGCTGGTCCGGGCGCTGGGCTGGATGGCGGCGCGCGGCGTGCGGGTCGTGACGGTCAGTCTGGTCGGCCCGGCCAATCCGCTGCTCGATGGCGCGATCCGGCTGGCGCGCGACAGGGGCGTCACGGTCGTCGCGGCGGTCGGCAATGACGGCCCCGCCGCGCCACCCGCTTACCCCGCCTCCTATCCCGGCGTGATCGCCGTCACGGGCCTGGACGGACGCGGACGCCTGTTGCCAGAGGCCGGTCGGGCGCTCCATGTCGATTTCGCCGCACCGGGGGCGGACATGCAGGCGGCGACCCTCAGCGGTGGCAAAGGCGCGGTGCGCGGCACCAGCTTCGCCGCGCCGCTGGTCGCCGGTCGCCTGTTCGCGCGCGGATCGATCGATGCGCTGCGCACCGAAACGGTCCGGGGAAAGCCACCCGTCCTGTGCGGCACATGCAGAAATAATGATTGA
- a CDS encoding pentapeptide repeat-containing protein gives MDDLFTDRSLSDQQLSRADVAALARGLPAQLIDCDLEEADLSGLDLSRWTFERCQMRRTDFSGAKLDGSQWRSCRGGFARFTGADLREAQFVACDLNNGVLRRAKLFGARFERCKLTGADLTDASALDVQFAETLLVNARLPGFSFRKQSLKAVDFSQADLAKCDFRGTAFDGCSLRDASLEGCRFDGADLRGADLGGLRLVNAGLFRGATISREQAGQLLGELGLNVR, from the coding sequence ATGGATGATCTGTTTACCGATCGATCGCTGAGCGACCAGCAACTCAGCCGGGCCGATGTCGCGGCGCTGGCCAGAGGATTGCCGGCGCAACTGATCGACTGCGATCTGGAGGAGGCGGACCTGTCCGGCCTCGATCTGTCGCGCTGGACGTTCGAGCGGTGCCAGATGCGGCGGACCGATTTTAGCGGCGCAAAGCTGGACGGGTCGCAGTGGCGCTCCTGTCGTGGCGGATTCGCGCGTTTTACCGGCGCGGACCTGCGCGAGGCGCAGTTTGTCGCCTGCGATCTCAACAATGGCGTATTGCGGCGGGCCAAGCTGTTCGGCGCGCGGTTCGAGCGATGCAAGCTGACCGGCGCGGACCTGACCGACGCGAGCGCGCTGGACGTGCAATTCGCCGAAACATTGCTGGTCAACGCCCGGCTGCCGGGCTTCTCCTTCCGCAAACAGTCATTGAAGGCGGTTGATTTCTCCCAGGCCGACCTCGCCAAATGCGATTTTCGCGGGACCGCATTTGACGGGTGCAGCCTGCGGGACGCCAGTCTGGAAGGCTGCCGTTTCGATGGGGCGGATCTGCGCGGGGCGGACCTTGGCGGGCTGCGGCTGGTCAATGCCGGCCTGTTTCGCGGCGCGACCATTTCGCGCGAGCAGGCGGGGCAATTGCTGGGCGAACTGGGCCTCAACGTGCGCTGA
- the ctrA gene encoding response regulator transcription factor CtrA yields MRVLLIEDEPTTAKAIELMLTTEGFNVYTTDLGEEGLDLGKLYDYDIICLDLNLPDMHGYDVLKKLRAAKVQTPVLILSGISEMDSKVRSFGFGADDYVTKPFHREELIARIHAVVRRSKGHSQSVIRTGKLSVNLDAKTVEVDGNRVHLTGKEYAMLELLSLRKGTTLTKEMFLNHLYGGMDEPELKIIDVFICKLRKKLALACGGDNYIETVWGRGYVLRDPDEILEEQAKVA; encoded by the coding sequence ATGCGCGTGCTGCTGATTGAGGACGAACCGACCACGGCCAAGGCGATCGAGCTGATGCTCACGACCGAGGGGTTCAACGTCTATACGACCGACCTGGGCGAGGAAGGCCTCGATCTGGGCAAGCTCTATGATTATGACATCATCTGCCTGGACCTGAACCTGCCCGACATGCACGGCTATGACGTGCTGAAAAAGCTGCGCGCGGCCAAGGTGCAGACCCCGGTGCTGATCCTGTCGGGCATTTCGGAAATGGATAGCAAGGTCCGCTCCTTCGGCTTCGGTGCCGACGATTATGTGACCAAGCCCTTTCACCGCGAGGAACTGATCGCCCGCATCCACGCCGTGGTGCGCCGGTCGAAGGGCCATTCGCAGTCGGTCATCCGCACCGGCAAGCTGTCGGTCAACCTTGACGCCAAGACGGTGGAGGTGGACGGCAACCGCGTCCACCTGACCGGCAAGGAATATGCGATGCTGGAACTGCTCTCGCTGCGCAAGGGCACGACGCTGACCAAGGAAATGTTCCTCAATCATCTCTATGGCGGGATGGACGAACCGGAACTCAAGATCATCGACGTGTTCATCTGCAAGCTGCGCAAGAAGCTGGCGCTGGCCTGCGGCGGCGACAATTATATCGAGACGGTCTGGGGCCGCGGCTATGTGCTGCGCGACCCGGACGAGATTTTGGAAGAGCAGGCCAAGGTCGCCTGA
- a CDS encoding LysR family transcriptional regulator, protein MRLPDFEAWAMFAAVVEHRSFTDAARALSVSKATVSKAVTRLEEHLDTSLFNRTSRRLALTESGKRLADHAQRILVEGQAAEEAARDETADLSGVVRLGAPMTFGLLRVAPLIAQFTKEHPLVDVDLHLSDAKIDIVEMGLDATIRIADMPDSSLRARRLADVTMHVVASPVYLDERGRPQHPSDLGTHDCLCYSNVTTPDVWRFSGPGQQNVVVQVRSRITVNSGEAMLPALRLGVGIARLPDFIVGEALAKGEVEEILTDWRPAPFGLHLVTPPSRLRPARVDALLDYLTRHHNC, encoded by the coding sequence ATGCGACTACCTGATTTCGAGGCCTGGGCGATGTTCGCCGCCGTGGTTGAACATCGCAGCTTTACCGATGCGGCCAGGGCGCTGAGCGTGTCCAAGGCGACCGTGTCCAAGGCGGTGACGCGGCTGGAGGAGCATCTCGACACCAGCCTGTTCAACCGTACCAGTCGTCGTCTGGCACTGACCGAGAGCGGCAAGCGGCTGGCCGACCATGCCCAGCGCATATTAGTCGAAGGGCAGGCGGCGGAGGAGGCCGCGCGGGACGAGACGGCGGACCTGTCGGGCGTGGTGCGGCTGGGCGCCCCCATGACCTTCGGTCTGCTGCGCGTCGCGCCGCTGATCGCGCAGTTCACGAAGGAACATCCGCTGGTGGATGTCGATCTGCACCTGTCGGATGCCAAGATCGACATTGTCGAAATGGGGCTGGATGCGACCATCCGTATCGCCGATATGCCCGACAGTTCGCTGCGCGCCCGGCGGCTGGCGGACGTTACCATGCATGTCGTCGCCTCGCCCGTCTATCTGGATGAGCGTGGGCGACCCCAGCATCCTTCGGACCTGGGGACGCATGACTGCCTTTGCTACTCCAACGTCACGACGCCCGATGTATGGCGCTTTTCGGGGCCGGGGCAGCAGAATGTCGTGGTGCAGGTGCGCAGCCGCATCACCGTGAACAGCGGGGAGGCGATGCTGCCGGCGCTGCGGCTGGGCGTCGGCATCGCCCGTCTGCCCGACTTCATCGTCGGGGAGGCGTTGGCGAAGGGCGAGGTCGAGGAGATATTGACCGACTGGCGGCCCGCGCCTTTCGGCCTGCATCTGGTGACGCCGCCGTCACGGCTGCGCCCGGCACGGGTCGACGCGCTGCTCGACTATCTGACCCGGCACCATAATTGTTAA
- a CDS encoding pirin family protein, translating to MTTTAASRIERRPFASLGHADHGWLNARHHFSFADYHDEERMHWGAIRVWNDDEIGPRSGFPPHAHADMEIITYVRTGAITHQDSLGNKGRTAAGDVQVMSAGTGIRHAEYNLEDETTTLFQIWVIPRSRGGQPSWGAKPFPTGDRSGGLTVLASGYDEDREALRIRADARLLGGTIRAGESRTYASDEGRHLYLVPATGRIEIDGQPFEARDGAAIRGGTPITITAIEDAEIVLVDSI from the coding sequence ATGACCACGACCGCAGCGAGCCGCATCGAGCGCCGCCCCTTCGCGTCGCTGGGCCATGCCGACCATGGCTGGCTCAATGCGCGCCACCATTTTTCCTTCGCCGATTATCATGACGAGGAGCGGATGCACTGGGGCGCGATCCGGGTATGGAATGATGACGAGATCGGTCCGCGCTCCGGCTTCCCGCCGCACGCCCATGCCGACATGGAAATCATCACCTATGTCCGCACCGGCGCGATCACCCATCAGGACAGTCTGGGCAATAAGGGCCGCACCGCGGCCGGCGATGTTCAGGTGATGTCGGCCGGGACCGGCATCCGTCACGCCGAATATAATCTGGAAGATGAAACCACCACCTTGTTCCAGATCTGGGTCATCCCCCGCAGCCGCGGCGGCCAGCCCAGTTGGGGAGCGAAGCCTTTCCCGACCGGCGACCGTTCGGGTGGGCTGACGGTTCTGGCCAGCGGCTATGACGAGGACCGGGAAGCGCTGCGCATCCGTGCCGATGCCCGCCTGCTGGGCGGCACGATCCGGGCGGGCGAAAGCAGAACCTATGCCAGCGACGAAGGACGCCATCTCTACCTCGTCCCGGCGACGGGCCGGATCGAGATTGACGGCCAGCCCTTCGAGGCCCGCGACGGCGCGGCGATCCGTGGCGGCACCCCCATTACCATCACCGCCATCGAGGATGCCGAAATCGTCCTGGTGGACAGCATCTGA
- the wrbA gene encoding NAD(P)H:quinone oxidoreductase: MAKVLVLYYSSYGHIETMAKAVAEGAASTGAQVDIRRVPETAPLEVAKNAHFKLDQDAPVATVAELADYDAIIVGTGTRFGRMSSQMAAFLDQAGGLWARGALNGKVGGAFTSTASQHGGQETTLFSIITNLLHFGMTIVGLDYGFAGQMGVDKVRGGSPYGATTLADGDGSRQPSEEELDGARYQGRRIAETANKLHG, from the coding sequence ATGGCTAAAGTTCTGGTTCTCTATTATTCTTCCTACGGTCATATCGAAACCATGGCGAAGGCCGTGGCCGAGGGCGCAGCGTCCACGGGCGCGCAGGTCGACATCCGCCGGGTGCCCGAAACCGCCCCGCTCGAAGTCGCGAAGAACGCCCATTTCAAGCTGGATCAGGACGCCCCCGTCGCGACCGTCGCCGAACTGGCGGACTATGACGCGATCATCGTCGGCACCGGCACCCGCTTTGGCCGCATGTCCAGCCAGATGGCGGCGTTCCTGGATCAGGCCGGCGGCCTGTGGGCGCGCGGCGCGTTGAACGGCAAGGTCGGCGGCGCCTTCACCTCCACCGCGTCGCAGCATGGCGGACAGGAAACCACCCTCTTCTCGATCATTACCAATCTGCTGCATTTCGGCATGACGATCGTTGGCCTCGACTATGGCTTTGCCGGCCAGATGGGCGTCGACAAGGTGCGCGGCGGATCGCCTTATGGCGCGACCACGCTGGCCGATGGCGACGGCAGCCGCCAGCCCAGCGAGGAAGAACTGGACGGCGCGCGCTATCAGGGCCGCCGTATCGCCGAGACGGCAAATAAATTGCACGGTTGA
- a CDS encoding carboxymuconolactone decarboxylase family protein: MTDKINPYAAAPQLMKSWTALSTAIGDSLEPSLIELVKIRSSQINGCANCINMHTYEARQKGESEQRIYLLSAWRDAPGYTDRERAALAWTEALTQIAQGHTHEAAKEALNWEFTEEEQVKLTLMINIINGWNRIAVGFNLWYDMPMKAAA; the protein is encoded by the coding sequence ATGACCGACAAGATCAATCCCTATGCCGCCGCGCCCCAGTTGATGAAAAGCTGGACCGCCCTCTCCACCGCGATCGGCGACAGTCTGGAGCCGAGCCTGATCGAACTGGTCAAGATCCGCTCGTCGCAGATCAACGGCTGCGCCAATTGCATCAACATGCACACATATGAAGCGCGGCAAAAGGGCGAGAGCGAACAGCGCATCTATTTGCTGTCCGCCTGGCGCGATGCGCCCGGCTATACCGACCGCGAACGCGCGGCGCTGGCCTGGACCGAGGCGCTGACGCAGATCGCCCAGGGCCACACGCATGAAGCCGCGAAGGAAGCGCTCAACTGGGAATTTACCGAGGAGGAGCAGGTCAAGCTGACGCTGATGATCAACATCATCAATGGCTGGAACCGGATCGCGGTCGGCTTCAACCTCTGGTATGACATGCCGATGAAGGCGGCGGCCTGA
- a CDS encoding sigma-70 family RNA polymerase sigma factor has translation MMRGTQEDATTRFDPLRPRLIRVAYRMLGSVADAEDMVQEAFIRWMGVDRAEIREPEAFLRRTVTRLCLDQLKSARVQRETYVGPWLPEPLIEEEEEPDDVTLPLMLALERLSPLERAAFLLHDVFGLGFDEVAASVGRDAAACRQLAARARTHVRDGRPRYRVDKARGMEIASAFFAASRSGDMRTLGAMLAADVSFHSDGGGKRPAAIRPAIGFGQVMQVHKALAVLFGKYGSTLLRTCLINGLPGFVTREADGEVQTTALAIEDGRVRAIYIMRNPDKLRHLH, from the coding sequence ATGATGCGGGGGACGCAGGAGGACGCGACGACGCGCTTCGATCCGCTGCGTCCCCGGCTGATCCGGGTCGCCTACCGGATGCTGGGATCGGTCGCCGACGCCGAAGATATGGTGCAGGAGGCGTTCATCCGCTGGATGGGCGTCGATCGCGCCGAGATTCGCGAACCCGAAGCCTTTCTCCGCCGCACCGTGACGCGGCTCTGTCTCGACCAGCTCAAATCGGCGCGGGTCCAGCGCGAAACCTATGTCGGTCCCTGGCTACCCGAACCGCTGATCGAGGAGGAAGAGGAGCCGGACGATGTCACCCTGCCGCTGATGCTGGCGCTGGAGCGGCTGTCGCCGCTGGAGCGTGCCGCCTTCCTGCTGCACGATGTGTTCGGACTGGGCTTTGACGAAGTCGCCGCCAGCGTCGGCCGCGACGCCGCCGCCTGCCGCCAGCTTGCCGCCCGCGCCCGCACCCATGTCCGCGACGGGCGGCCCCGCTACCGGGTGGACAAGGCACGGGGTATGGAGATCGCCTCCGCCTTCTTCGCCGCGTCGCGCAGTGGCGACATGCGCACGCTGGGCGCGATGCTGGCGGCCGATGTCAGCTTCCACAGCGACGGCGGCGGCAAGCGCCCGGCGGCGATCCGCCCGGCGATCGGCTTTGGTCAGGTGATGCAGGTGCATAAGGCGCTGGCCGTGCTGTTCGGCAAATATGGATCGACCCTGCTGCGCACCTGCCTCATCAACGGCCTGCCCGGCTTCGTCACGCGCGAGGCCGATGGCGAGGTGCAGACGACCGCACTCGCGATCGAGGATGGCAGGGTCAGGGCGATCTACATCATGCGCAACCCCGACAAGCTGCGCCATCTGCACTGA